TCGCACCAGCGTGCCGCTGCCACCGGTCCTGGAGCGCGCCGGGATCAAGCTCGACCCCAACCGCCGCGAGGTCTTCCGCGACGGCAAGGAGGTCCAGCTCGCTCCCAAGGAGTTCGCCGTCCTTGAGGTGCTGATGCGCTCCGAGGGCGCCGTCGTCTCCGCGGAGCAGCTCCTGGAGAAGGCCTGGGACGAGAACACCGACCCGTTCACCAACGTCGTGCGGGTGACCGTCATGACCCTGCGCCGCAAGCTGGGTGAACCCCCGGTGATCGTCACTGTCCCCGGCTCGGGCTACCGGATCTGATCAGCCGTGGCATCGACTCCCGCACCGCCCCAGGCGCCCCCGAAGCCCACCTGGGACCCCAGGAGGCCGGCGCCGCAGCTGCCCTGGCTGCGCCCGACGATCCGCATAAGGCTCACACTGCTGTACGGCGGCATGTTCCTGATCGCGGGCATCCTGCTGCTGTCGATCATCTACCTGATCGCCGCCCAGGCTCTGAACGTCGGCAGTGAGCTGCCCTTCACGATCACCTCGGGCAATGTCACCAGCGACATCTGCAGCAACCTGCCCTCGAACGCCCGCGCCGACGTCATGAACAAGGCGATGGCCGAGTGCGTCAACGTGCAGCGCCAGCACGCGCTGGACAACCTGCTCAGCCGCTCCCTGCTGGCCCTGCTCGGTCTCGCGATCATCGCCTTCGCCTTCGGCTACGCGATGGCGGGACGCGTCCTGTCGCCGCTCGGCCGGATCCTGCGCACCGCGCGGTCGGTGGCGGGCTCGGACCTCTCCCGCCGTATCGAGCTGGACGGCCCGGACGACGAGATCAAGGAACTGGCCGACACCTTCGACGACATGCTGGAGCGCCTGGAGCGGGCCTTCACGGCCCAGCAGCGTTTCGTCGGCAACGCTTCGCACGAGCTGCGGACCCCGCTGGCGATCAACCGCACGCTCCTGGAGGTGCACCTGTCCGATCCCGGTGCGCCGAC
This is a stretch of genomic DNA from Streptomyces sp. NBC_00285. It encodes these proteins:
- a CDS encoding sensor histidine kinase, with protein sequence MASTPAPPQAPPKPTWDPRRPAPQLPWLRPTIRIRLTLLYGGMFLIAGILLLSIIYLIAAQALNVGSELPFTITSGNVTSDICSNLPSNARADVMNKAMAECVNVQRQHALDNLLSRSLLALLGLAIIAFAFGYAMAGRVLSPLGRILRTARSVAGSDLSRRIELDGPDDEIKELADTFDDMLERLERAFTAQQRFVGNASHELRTPLAINRTLLEVHLSDPGAPTELQQLGKTLLATNERSEQLVEGLLLLARSDNQIVERKPVDLAEVAEQAVDQVYGEAEAKGVAIRGEQKPAVVQGNGVLLERIALNLVQNAVRYNVSEDGWVEVTTEVQHGHAVLIVSNTGPVVPAYEVDNLFEPFKRLRGADRTGSDKGVGLGLSIVRSVARAHGGHITAQPREGGGLVMRVALPV